Proteins found in one Methanothermobacter thermautotrophicus genomic segment:
- a CDS encoding NifB/NifX family molybdenum-iron cluster-binding protein — translation MAVLKMRIALASSSGEEVDLHFGRASRFLVYEYTEGEPRFLESRTVDISETGKHQWMKALDAIRDCDVVIAVQAGLKGKIGIEDAGIKFVADEGPVEEVLDRWIRHTEFMKSL, via the coding sequence ATGGCGGTTCTTAAAATGAGGATAGCACTGGCCTCCTCCAGCGGGGAGGAGGTTGACCTCCATTTTGGGAGGGCCTCCCGGTTCCTCGTGTATGAGTACACTGAAGGTGAACCAAGATTCCTGGAGAGCCGGACCGTTGACATCTCTGAAACCGGTAAGCATCAGTGGATGAAGGCCCTTGATGCCATAAGAGACTGTGATGTTGTAATAGCTGTACAGGCCGGCCTCAAGGGTAAGATCGGGATTGAAGATGCAGGTATAAAATTTGTGGCCGATGAGGGCCCGGTTGAGGAGGTGCTTGACAGGTGGATCAGACACACTGAATTCATGAAGTCACTGTAA
- a CDS encoding 30S ribosomal protein S3ae: MAKARRRRVRDTWKEKKWYVIKSPKMFGENEIGTTPSRDPDFLLKRRVEATMRELTGDFSKQYVKLKFQIDNVAGSEATTRFIGHQVTTDYVRSMIRRGTSRIDAPVIVETKDGYKLKVHPLAITIRRAKSSQQKYMRQSIEEHLKEIASEKTFEELVEGIVTGKIASEIYHQAKKIYPLKRVEIIKSRVLEEPA, encoded by the coding sequence ATGGCAAAGGCTCGAAGAAGGAGAGTACGTGATACATGGAAGGAAAAGAAATGGTATGTGATAAAGAGTCCTAAAATGTTTGGAGAGAACGAGATAGGAACAACACCCTCAAGGGACCCTGACTTCCTCCTCAAGAGGAGGGTTGAAGCCACCATGAGGGAACTGACCGGAGACTTCTCAAAGCAGTACGTTAAGCTGAAGTTCCAGATAGACAATGTCGCCGGCAGTGAGGCCACGACCAGATTCATAGGCCACCAGGTTACAACAGACTACGTCCGGAGCATGATACGCAGGGGTACAAGCAGGATAGATGCCCCCGTCATAGTTGAAACAAAGGATGGTTACAAACTTAAGGTCCATCCGCTGGCCATAACAATCAGGAGGGCGAAGTCCTCACAGCAGAAATACATGAGGCAGAGCATAGAGGAACACCTGAAGGAAATCGCCTCAGAGAAGACCTTCGAGGAACTCGTGGAGGGTATTGTAACAGGAAAAATCGCCTCAGAGATATACCACCAGGCCAAGAAGATCTACCCCCTCAAGAGGGTTGAAATAATAAAGAGCAGGGTTCTGGAGGAACCAGCCTAA
- a CDS encoding TIGR00297 family protein, which yields MTDLNIGYVLLCVFIGFLTYYRGALDVWGSLFMILMGLLIILSAGFNWLLLIFIFLVLGLLSTKYRHGYKKQLGVFEGTRSAKNVISNGIVPFIMAAFGYYDGFVGGFIGSVATATADTMASEIGVLQTPRLITTLRRVEPGTDGGISSLGTAAGIAGAGIIGLSAFLLGVCPDPLKSMKIAVIAGTVGCFMDSLLGAVLERRRYLTNEHVNLLATVTGAVIGIILA from the coding sequence ATGACAGACCTCAACATTGGATACGTACTCCTGTGCGTGTTCATTGGATTCTTAACCTACTATAGAGGTGCCCTTGATGTATGGGGATCCCTTTTCATGATCCTTATGGGTCTTCTCATAATATTATCAGCCGGTTTTAACTGGCTCCTTCTTATTTTTATTTTCCTGGTTCTTGGCCTCCTGTCAACAAAGTACAGACATGGATACAAGAAGCAGCTCGGTGTCTTTGAGGGAACAAGAAGCGCCAAGAACGTCATATCAAATGGAATAGTTCCCTTCATAATGGCTGCCTTTGGATACTATGACGGTTTTGTTGGAGGCTTCATAGGATCCGTTGCAACCGCCACCGCAGATACCATGGCGAGTGAAATCGGGGTTCTCCAGACCCCGCGCCTCATAACTACACTTAGGAGGGTGGAGCCGGGGACTGATGGAGGGATATCATCTCTTGGAACCGCTGCAGGTATAGCTGGAGCGGGCATAATCGGTTTATCAGCATTTTTACTTGGCGTGTGCCCTGATCCACTCAAATCGATGAAAATAGCTGTGATTGCAGGGACCGTGGGTTGTTTCATGGACAGTCTCCTGGGTGCCGTCCTTGAAAGGAGGAGGTACCTCACCAATGAACATGTGAACCTCCTGGCAACAGTTACAGGGGCAGTTATAGGAATTATTTTAGCATAG
- a CDS encoding 2,3-bisphosphoglycerate-independent phosphoglycerate mutase gives MKGVIMIIDGMADRPLEKLSGRTPLEAASTPNMDRIAESGINGIMDPIKPGVRAGSDTSHLSILGYDPYRVYTGRGPFEAAGVGLDVKPGDIAFRCNFATADDDMIITDRRAGRIRSRTSSIARAINSMTIEGFEDVEIIFRESTGHRAVLVLRGPGLGDKVSDADPKVEGKPPKEIKALDGSPESQKTAEVLNRIVKESHEILRDHPVNIDRIERGEAPANIILPRGAGAVPHVEKFHERYGLNAACIAETGLIKGIGHLTGMDVIDVEGATGGIDTDLESIKNAISSTLAADYDFLLINIDGADEAGHDGDLEGKVRFIERVDSILGDLIDDDVYFILTADHSTPVSVMDHTGDPVPITISGPEVRVDDVTSFGERAAAGGGLCRIRGSDVMDILLDLMNKKEKFGA, from the coding sequence ATGAAAGGGGTAATAATGATAATAGATGGGATGGCTGACCGCCCCCTTGAGAAACTCTCAGGCAGAACACCACTGGAGGCCGCCAGCACCCCCAATATGGACAGGATAGCAGAATCAGGTATCAACGGGATAATGGACCCAATAAAACCTGGTGTAAGGGCAGGAAGCGACACATCGCACCTTTCTATCCTGGGATATGATCCATACAGGGTTTACACTGGACGGGGGCCATTTGAGGCGGCGGGTGTTGGCCTTGATGTGAAGCCCGGGGACATTGCATTCAGATGCAACTTCGCAACTGCAGACGATGATATGATAATAACCGACAGGAGGGCCGGCCGTATAAGGTCACGGACCTCCAGCATAGCCCGCGCCATAAATTCTATGACCATCGAGGGCTTCGAGGACGTTGAAATAATATTCAGGGAATCAACAGGCCACAGGGCCGTTCTGGTGCTGAGGGGACCCGGACTCGGAGATAAGGTCTCCGATGCAGACCCCAAGGTTGAGGGAAAACCTCCAAAGGAAATAAAGGCACTCGATGGATCCCCGGAATCCCAGAAGACCGCTGAGGTCCTCAACAGGATTGTTAAGGAATCCCATGAAATACTCAGGGACCACCCTGTCAACATCGATAGAATCGAAAGGGGTGAAGCCCCTGCGAACATAATACTCCCCAGGGGTGCAGGTGCCGTCCCCCACGTCGAGAAATTCCATGAGCGCTACGGTCTGAATGCGGCATGTATAGCTGAAACAGGGCTCATAAAGGGTATAGGGCATCTCACAGGCATGGATGTGATAGATGTTGAGGGTGCCACCGGTGGAATAGACACAGACCTTGAGAGCATAAAGAATGCCATATCCAGTACACTTGCCGCTGACTATGACTTCCTCCTCATAAATATCGATGGAGCTGATGAGGCTGGACACGACGGCGACCTTGAGGGAAAGGTCCGCTTCATTGAGAGGGTTGACTCCATCCTCGGGGATCTTATAGATGATGATGTCTACTTCATACTGACGGCGGACCACTCAACACCTGTATCGGTCATGGACCATACAGGTGACCCTGTGCCCATCACCATAAGCGGGCCGGAGGTCCGTGTTGATGACGTCACTTCCTTCGGTGAGAGGGCCGCTGCAGGTGGCGGTCTGTGCAGGATAAGGGGATCCGATGTCATGGACATACTCCTTGACCTCATGAACAAAAAGGAAAAATTCGGGGCTTAA
- the glmM gene encoding phosphoglucosamine mutase — protein MKDKKPRLFGTSGIRGRFGEKVTLELAVDTGRALATHLGGEGEVVVGYDTRTSSQLLENAVTAGIIECGCDVTRLGMVPTPLVGYAASRLGADAGVMITASHNPAPYNGIKLWNPDGMAYSPSQERIIEAIIHSRDFKRKGWDELGSISSIDIRDEYVREVLETVEIKKPLKVVIDSGCGAASHLSPLIFRKAGCRVITLNSQPDGFFPGRDPEPVPENLSELMDAVRSTGADLGIAHDGDADRMVAIDDKGRFASFDKLLALMAREIGGKIITTVDASLCVDECLGDCGEVIRTRVGDVHVASAIAEEGARFGGEPSGTWLHPDFCMCPDGILSALRVAELVASRGPLSELLEEVPSYPNMRDKVPCPDGKKESVMERVAAGLSDQFRETSDVNTIDGVRISMDDGSWVLVRPSGTEPYIRITLEGKTEEKARYIHERTRSYLENLIG, from the coding sequence ATGAAGGATAAAAAACCGCGACTCTTCGGTACATCAGGTATAAGGGGCCGCTTCGGAGAGAAGGTCACACTGGAACTTGCAGTTGACACAGGGAGGGCCCTGGCAACCCACCTCGGTGGTGAGGGGGAGGTCGTTGTGGGCTACGATACAAGGACCTCCAGTCAGCTCCTGGAGAACGCCGTGACCGCCGGCATAATTGAATGTGGCTGTGATGTTACACGCCTCGGGATGGTCCCCACACCCCTCGTGGGTTACGCAGCATCCAGGCTGGGTGCAGATGCAGGTGTGATGATAACTGCATCCCATAACCCCGCCCCCTACAACGGTATAAAGCTGTGGAACCCTGACGGGATGGCCTACAGCCCATCACAGGAGAGGATAATAGAGGCCATAATACACAGCAGGGACTTCAAAAGGAAGGGCTGGGATGAACTGGGTTCAATATCCTCAATAGATATCAGGGATGAGTATGTCAGGGAGGTCCTTGAAACCGTGGAGATTAAAAAACCCCTAAAGGTCGTCATTGACTCTGGATGTGGAGCAGCATCCCATCTCTCGCCCCTCATATTCAGAAAGGCAGGGTGCAGGGTTATAACACTTAACTCCCAGCCTGATGGGTTCTTCCCTGGCCGGGACCCTGAACCGGTCCCTGAGAATCTTTCTGAGTTGATGGATGCTGTGAGGTCAACAGGGGCTGATCTGGGGATAGCCCACGATGGTGACGCTGACAGGATGGTTGCAATTGATGACAAGGGGAGATTCGCAAGCTTCGATAAGCTCCTGGCCCTCATGGCAAGGGAGATTGGAGGTAAGATAATAACCACGGTTGATGCGTCCCTCTGTGTTGATGAATGCCTCGGGGACTGCGGTGAGGTCATAAGGACCCGTGTGGGTGATGTGCATGTGGCCAGCGCCATTGCAGAGGAGGGGGCCAGATTTGGAGGGGAGCCCTCAGGTACCTGGCTGCACCCTGATTTCTGCATGTGCCCCGACGGTATACTGTCAGCCCTCCGGGTGGCAGAACTTGTAGCCTCAAGGGGACCCCTCTCAGAGCTGCTTGAGGAGGTTCCCTCCTACCCGAACATGAGGGACAAGGTCCCCTGCCCCGATGGAAAGAAGGAAAGCGTAATGGAGAGGGTGGCCGCCGGGCTCAGTGACCAGTTCAGGGAAACCTCGGATGTTAACACCATTGACGGCGTCAGGATATCCATGGATGATGGGAGCTGGGTGCTTGTGAGGCCATCAGGGACAGAGCCCTACATCAGGATCACCCTTGAGGGAAAGACAGAGGAAAAAGCCAGGTATATACATGAAAGGACCCGCAGTTACCTTGAAAACCTAATAGGGTGA